A window of Glycine soja cultivar W05 chromosome 13, ASM419377v2, whole genome shotgun sequence genomic DNA:
GGTGGATCTTCTTGGCTGAGCTGGACGTTTGGAAGAAGCTGAGGATTTGGTGAAGAAGATGCCAATTCCACCAAATGAAATTGTTTTGGGGTCCCTTTTGGGCGCTTGTTATTCACATGGTAAGTTGAGGCTGGGGGAGAAGATTATGAGAGAGTTGGTTCAGATGGATCCCCTCAACACAGAATATCATATTCTTCTTTCAAACATGTATGCATTGTGTGGAAGAGTAGACAAGGAAAATTCCCTTAGGAAGGTTCTTAAGAGTAGGGGTATCAGAAAGGTGCCAGGAATGAGCTCCATATATGTAGATGGCCAACTTCATCGGTTCATTGCTGGGGATAAGTCACACCCAAGAACTGCAGATATTTACATGAAGCTTGATGACATGATATGCAAGCTGAGGTTGGCTGGCTATGGTCCCAACACAAATTGCCAATTTCTGTTTGGTTGTCCCAATGGGGATGATTGCATGGAAGCAATGGAGGAGGTAGAACAAGTGTTGTTCACTCATAGTGAGAAGCTAGCACTTTGTTTTGGCCTAATGAGCAAACCATCTGGTTCTCCCCTATATATTTTCAAGAACTTAAGGATATGCCAGGATTGGCATTCTGCTATTAAGATTGCTTCTGATATATACAAACGT
This region includes:
- the LOC114381352 gene encoding pentatricopeptide repeat-containing protein At5g15340, mitochondrial-like; translated protein: MPIPPNEIVLGSLLGACYSHGKLRLGEKIMRELVQMDPLNTEYHILLSNMYALCGRVDKENSLRKVLKSRGIRKVPGMSSIYVDGQLHRFIAGDKSHPRTADIYMKLDDMICKLRLAGYGPNTNCQFLFGCPNGDDCMEAMEEVEQVLFTHSEKLALCFGLMSKPSGSPLYIFKNLRICQDWHSAIKIASDIYKREIVVRDRYRFHSFKQGSCSCSDYW